A region from the Poecilia reticulata strain Guanapo linkage group LG12, Guppy_female_1.0+MT, whole genome shotgun sequence genome encodes:
- the rgs3a gene encoding regulator of G-protein signaling 3a isoform X5 codes for MPVSKMLEPKVDASSCELGGVEGDRESVGLHMPTHSPEGEDSSLYPSSPSEPATLGSPHPSEPLTPLDEVYMPLGGLLGLGDRHKVPPTPPPSTEGEDSKSIDGHEMDIWKESKDVEEKAAEEEEALEEGNSKRSQEGEKDEDAEEEHRYEEEANLNLIVSNTDEDNVSEPPDTNAPPSSSSSSFVIPELRLDRSFSADALSSPNTDEEEYDEDEEEESEEDDEDDSDDAYLQRTDSKRRSMVEGATCEKHGGGRLSVQNSLRRRTHSEGSLLQEPRTPCFTSDNAINCLEAGGVHPKGGWTLPSPKTLKKELMKNGGSMHQLCMLFSGRKLSAGSPCSCEVSPNGTKKKSKNLAKDMKNRLAFLRRRNESPGSNPAGKLDKSMKSVKPTPEEALKWGDSLDKLLTHKYGLAAFRAFLRTEFSEENLEFWLACEEYKKIKSQSKMASKAKKIFAEYIAIQSCKEVNLDSYTRDHTKDNLQNVTRSCFDLAQRRIYGLMEKDSYPRFLRSELYLDLINQKKASATSTSSSS; via the exons ATGTTGGAGCCTAAGGTGGATGCCTCTTCTTGTGAGCTGGGTGGCGTAGAAGGAGACAGGGAAAGTGTGGGCCTCCACATGCCGACGCACAGCCCTGAAGGTGAGGACAGCAGCCTGTATCCCTCCAGCCCCTCGGAGCCTGCGACGCTCGGAAGTCCTCATCCCTCAGAGCCACTCACACCTTTGGATGAAGTCTACATGCCCCTCGGAGGTCTGTTGGGATTGGGGGACCGACATAAGGTGCCTCCCACACCACCTCCTTCCACAGAAGGCGAAGACTCAAAGAGCATAGACGGGCACGAGATGGACATATGGAAAGAGAGTAAAGATGTGGAGGAGAAGGCAGCGGAAGAAGAGGAGGCGTTGGAGGAGGGGAACAGCAAAAGGAGTCAGGAAGGGGAGAAAGATGAAGATGCAGAGGAAGAACATAGATATGAAGAAGAGGCCAACTTAAACCTCATTGTGTCAAACACAGACGAAGACAATGTCTCCGAGCCTCCTGACACTAAtgctcctccttcctcctcatcctcctcattTGTCATCCCCGAGCTGCGTCTCGATCGCTCCTTCAGCGCCGACGCCCTCTCCTCCCCCAACACAGACGAAGAAGAATACgacgaggatgaggaggaagagtcAGAGGAGGATGACGAAGACGACAGCGATGACGCTTACTTACAGCGAACTGACAGCAAGCGCCGGAGCATGGTGGAGGGCGCCACGTGTGAGAAGCACGGCGGAGGGCGGCTCAGCGTGCAAAACTCCCTGCGGCGGCGCACGCACAGTGAAGGCAGCCTCCTGCAGGAACCCCGCACGCCTTGCTTCACCTCTGACAATGCCATCAACTGTCTGGAGGCGGGGGGTGTGCACCCAAAGGGTGGCTGGACGCTTCCTTCACCCAAAACCTTAAAGAAGGAACTGATGAAGAACGGGGGCTCCATGCACCAGCTATGCATGCTTTTCTCTGGGAGGAAG CTGAGCGCCGGATCCCCCTGCAGCTGTGAGGTCAGCCCTAACGGCACAAAGAAGAAGTCCAAGAACCT GGCCAAAGACATGAAGAATCGGTTGGCTTTCCTGCGGAGGAGGAATGAGTCCCCAGGAAGCAACCCAGCCGGGAAGTTAGACAAATCTATGAAGTCAGTCAA GCCCACCCCAGAGGAAGCTCTCAAATGGGGGGACTCGCTTGACAAGCTGCTGACGCACAAAT ATGGTCTGGCAGCCTTCAGAGCTTTCCTGCGCACAGAGTTCAGTGAAGAGAATCTGGAATTTTGGCTAGCATGCGAGGAATACAAGAAAATTAAATCGCAGTCCAAGATGGCCTCAAAAGCCAAGAAAATCTTTGCTGAATACATCGCGATACAGTCATGTAAAGAG GTCAACCTGGATTCATACACTAGAGATCACACTAAGGACAACCTGCAGAATGTGACACGCTCCTGCTTTGACTTGGCACAAAGGCGGATATACGGGTTGATGGAGAAGGACTCATACCCCCGCTTCCTGCGCTCGGAACTCTACTTGGACTTAATTAACCAAAAAAAGGCCAGCGCCACATCAACCTCATCCTCCTCATAA
- the rgs3a gene encoding regulator of G-protein signaling 3a isoform X6 has protein sequence MLEPKVDASSCELGGVEGDRESVGLHMPTHSPEGEDSSLYPSSPSEPATLGSPHPSEPLTPLDEVYMPLGGLLGLGDRHKVPPTPPPSTEGEDSKSIDGHEMDIWKESKDVEEKAAEEEEALEEGNSKRSQEGEKDEDAEEEHRYEEEANLNLIVSNTDEDNVSEPPDTNAPPSSSSSSFVIPELRLDRSFSADALSSPNTDEEEYDEDEEEESEEDDEDDSDDAYLQRTDSKRRSMVEGATCEKHGGGRLSVQNSLRRRTHSEGSLLQEPRTPCFTSDNAINCLEAGGVHPKGGWTLPSPKTLKKELMKNGGSMHQLCMLFSGRKLSAGSPCSCEVSPNGTKKKSKNLAKDMKNRLAFLRRRNESPGSNPAGKLDKSMKSVKPTPEEALKWGDSLDKLLTHKYGLAAFRAFLRTEFSEENLEFWLACEEYKKIKSQSKMASKAKKIFAEYIAIQSCKEVNLDSYTRDHTKDNLQNVTRSCFDLAQRRIYGLMEKDSYPRFLRSELYLDLINQKKASATSTSSSS, from the exons ATGTTGGAGCCTAAGGTGGATGCCTCTTCTTGTGAGCTGGGTGGCGTAGAAGGAGACAGGGAAAGTGTGGGCCTCCACATGCCGACGCACAGCCCTGAAGGTGAGGACAGCAGCCTGTATCCCTCCAGCCCCTCGGAGCCTGCGACGCTCGGAAGTCCTCATCCCTCAGAGCCACTCACACCTTTGGATGAAGTCTACATGCCCCTCGGAGGTCTGTTGGGATTGGGGGACCGACATAAGGTGCCTCCCACACCACCTCCTTCCACAGAAGGCGAAGACTCAAAGAGCATAGACGGGCACGAGATGGACATATGGAAAGAGAGTAAAGATGTGGAGGAGAAGGCAGCGGAAGAAGAGGAGGCGTTGGAGGAGGGGAACAGCAAAAGGAGTCAGGAAGGGGAGAAAGATGAAGATGCAGAGGAAGAACATAGATATGAAGAAGAGGCCAACTTAAACCTCATTGTGTCAAACACAGACGAAGACAATGTCTCCGAGCCTCCTGACACTAAtgctcctccttcctcctcatcctcctcattTGTCATCCCCGAGCTGCGTCTCGATCGCTCCTTCAGCGCCGACGCCCTCTCCTCCCCCAACACAGACGAAGAAGAATACgacgaggatgaggaggaagagtcAGAGGAGGATGACGAAGACGACAGCGATGACGCTTACTTACAGCGAACTGACAGCAAGCGCCGGAGCATGGTGGAGGGCGCCACGTGTGAGAAGCACGGCGGAGGGCGGCTCAGCGTGCAAAACTCCCTGCGGCGGCGCACGCACAGTGAAGGCAGCCTCCTGCAGGAACCCCGCACGCCTTGCTTCACCTCTGACAATGCCATCAACTGTCTGGAGGCGGGGGGTGTGCACCCAAAGGGTGGCTGGACGCTTCCTTCACCCAAAACCTTAAAGAAGGAACTGATGAAGAACGGGGGCTCCATGCACCAGCTATGCATGCTTTTCTCTGGGAGGAAG CTGAGCGCCGGATCCCCCTGCAGCTGTGAGGTCAGCCCTAACGGCACAAAGAAGAAGTCCAAGAACCT GGCCAAAGACATGAAGAATCGGTTGGCTTTCCTGCGGAGGAGGAATGAGTCCCCAGGAAGCAACCCAGCCGGGAAGTTAGACAAATCTATGAAGTCAGTCAA GCCCACCCCAGAGGAAGCTCTCAAATGGGGGGACTCGCTTGACAAGCTGCTGACGCACAAAT ATGGTCTGGCAGCCTTCAGAGCTTTCCTGCGCACAGAGTTCAGTGAAGAGAATCTGGAATTTTGGCTAGCATGCGAGGAATACAAGAAAATTAAATCGCAGTCCAAGATGGCCTCAAAAGCCAAGAAAATCTTTGCTGAATACATCGCGATACAGTCATGTAAAGAG GTCAACCTGGATTCATACACTAGAGATCACACTAAGGACAACCTGCAGAATGTGACACGCTCCTGCTTTGACTTGGCACAAAGGCGGATATACGGGTTGATGGAGAAGGACTCATACCCCCGCTTCCTGCGCTCGGAACTCTACTTGGACTTAATTAACCAAAAAAAGGCCAGCGCCACATCAACCTCATCCTCCTCATAA
- the rgs3a gene encoding regulator of G-protein signaling 3a isoform X7, with translation MPEPMFHTMVDFSEKYLERAKDMKNRLAFLRRRNESPGSNPAGKLDKSMKSVKPTPEEALKWGDSLDKLLTHKYGLAAFRAFLRTEFSEENLEFWLACEEYKKIKSQSKMASKAKKIFAEYIAIQSCKEVNLDSYTRDHTKDNLQNVTRSCFDLAQRRIYGLMEKDSYPRFLRSELYLDLINQKKASATSTSSSS, from the exons ATGCCAGAGCCAATGTTTCACACCATGGTCGACTTCTCAGAGAAATACCTGGAAAG GGCCAAAGACATGAAGAATCGGTTGGCTTTCCTGCGGAGGAGGAATGAGTCCCCAGGAAGCAACCCAGCCGGGAAGTTAGACAAATCTATGAAGTCAGTCAA GCCCACCCCAGAGGAAGCTCTCAAATGGGGGGACTCGCTTGACAAGCTGCTGACGCACAAAT ATGGTCTGGCAGCCTTCAGAGCTTTCCTGCGCACAGAGTTCAGTGAAGAGAATCTGGAATTTTGGCTAGCATGCGAGGAATACAAGAAAATTAAATCGCAGTCCAAGATGGCCTCAAAAGCCAAGAAAATCTTTGCTGAATACATCGCGATACAGTCATGTAAAGAG GTCAACCTGGATTCATACACTAGAGATCACACTAAGGACAACCTGCAGAATGTGACACGCTCCTGCTTTGACTTGGCACAAAGGCGGATATACGGGTTGATGGAGAAGGACTCATACCCCCGCTTCCTGCGCTCGGAACTCTACTTGGACTTAATTAACCAAAAAAAGGCCAGCGCCACATCAACCTCATCCTCCTCATAA
- the rgs3a gene encoding regulator of G-protein signaling 3a isoform X8: MAKDMKNRLAFLRRRNESPGSNPAGKLDKSMKSVKPTPEEALKWGDSLDKLLTHKYGLAAFRAFLRTEFSEENLEFWLACEEYKKIKSQSKMASKAKKIFAEYIAIQSCKEVNLDSYTRDHTKDNLQNVTRSCFDLAQRRIYGLMEKDSYPRFLRSELYLDLINQKKASATSTSSSS, translated from the exons AT GGCCAAAGACATGAAGAATCGGTTGGCTTTCCTGCGGAGGAGGAATGAGTCCCCAGGAAGCAACCCAGCCGGGAAGTTAGACAAATCTATGAAGTCAGTCAA GCCCACCCCAGAGGAAGCTCTCAAATGGGGGGACTCGCTTGACAAGCTGCTGACGCACAAAT ATGGTCTGGCAGCCTTCAGAGCTTTCCTGCGCACAGAGTTCAGTGAAGAGAATCTGGAATTTTGGCTAGCATGCGAGGAATACAAGAAAATTAAATCGCAGTCCAAGATGGCCTCAAAAGCCAAGAAAATCTTTGCTGAATACATCGCGATACAGTCATGTAAAGAG GTCAACCTGGATTCATACACTAGAGATCACACTAAGGACAACCTGCAGAATGTGACACGCTCCTGCTTTGACTTGGCACAAAGGCGGATATACGGGTTGATGGAGAAGGACTCATACCCCCGCTTCCTGCGCTCGGAACTCTACTTGGACTTAATTAACCAAAAAAAGGCCAGCGCCACATCAACCTCATCCTCCTCATAA
- the rgs3a gene encoding regulator of G-protein signaling 3a isoform X9, with protein MKNRLAFLRRRNESPGSNPAGKLDKSMKSVKPTPEEALKWGDSLDKLLTHKYGLAAFRAFLRTEFSEENLEFWLACEEYKKIKSQSKMASKAKKIFAEYIAIQSCKEVNLDSYTRDHTKDNLQNVTRSCFDLAQRRIYGLMEKDSYPRFLRSELYLDLINQKKASATSTSSSS; from the exons ATGAAGAATCGGTTGGCTTTCCTGCGGAGGAGGAATGAGTCCCCAGGAAGCAACCCAGCCGGGAAGTTAGACAAATCTATGAAGTCAGTCAA GCCCACCCCAGAGGAAGCTCTCAAATGGGGGGACTCGCTTGACAAGCTGCTGACGCACAAAT ATGGTCTGGCAGCCTTCAGAGCTTTCCTGCGCACAGAGTTCAGTGAAGAGAATCTGGAATTTTGGCTAGCATGCGAGGAATACAAGAAAATTAAATCGCAGTCCAAGATGGCCTCAAAAGCCAAGAAAATCTTTGCTGAATACATCGCGATACAGTCATGTAAAGAG GTCAACCTGGATTCATACACTAGAGATCACACTAAGGACAACCTGCAGAATGTGACACGCTCCTGCTTTGACTTGGCACAAAGGCGGATATACGGGTTGATGGAGAAGGACTCATACCCCCGCTTCCTGCGCTCGGAACTCTACTTGGACTTAATTAACCAAAAAAAGGCCAGCGCCACATCAACCTCATCCTCCTCATAA